Proteins from a genomic interval of Quercus lobata isolate SW786 chromosome 11, ValleyOak3.0 Primary Assembly, whole genome shotgun sequence:
- the LOC115968595 gene encoding V-type proton ATPase 16 kDa proteolipid subunit gives MSSGSSFSGDETAPFFGFLGAAAALVFSCMGAAYGTAKSGVGVASMGVMRPELVMKSIVPVVMAGVLGIYGLIIAVIISTGINPKAKSYYLFDGYAHLSSGLSCGLAGLSAGMAIGIVGDAGVRANAQQPKLFVGMILILIFAEALALYGLIVGIILSSRAGQSRAD, from the exons ATGTCTTCGGGTTCATCATTCAGCGGCGATGAAACGGCACCGTTCTTCGGCTTCCTCGGCGCAGCCGCAGCACTCGTTTTCTCTT GTATGGGAGCAGCTTATGGGACAGCGAAGAGTGGTGTTGGTGTGGCATCAATGGGTGTGATGAGGCCTGAGCTGGTGATGAAGTCCATTGTTCCAGTTGTTATGGCTGGAGTGTTGGGTATTTACGGACTTATTATTGCCGTTATCATTAGTACTGGGATTAACCCAAAGGCCAAGTCATATTACCTTTTTGATGGTTATGCTCATCTCTCGTCTGGTCTTTCTTGTGGTCTTGCTGGGCTCTCTGCCGGTATGGCGATTGGTATTGTTGGTGATGCTGGTGTTAG AGCTAATGCACAGCAGCCAAAACTTTTTGTTGGAATGATCCTTATTCTCATCTTTGCTGAAGCACTTGCCCTCTACGGGCTTATTGTCGGCATTATCTTGTCTTCTCGAGCTGGCCAGTCCAGAGCTGACTAA